DNA from Penaeus vannamei isolate JL-2024 chromosome 3, ASM4276789v1, whole genome shotgun sequence:
accgcaagaatcaggctgggatatagattgtactggcaggtcagtacagcctgtaatgttgaagaaacgaagtgtaaattatgcaatgaagaatataagcgaacacttgtacattatatctcagagtgccatgtaatacagcctttcagaccacctagcatgaggtatggagaactatgtaactacttcatatcatctgatgtcttggaagatataattatgttatatcctaaatttggaatgtagtatcacatgacaacatatcaaatgttacattgcctttccacgcccaagccgtatgccggcttgacagatgagtagataaattattgatcgttcttttcctttaaatgatatattttagaccgtaataatttcatgatatagatttattctgtaatactattatataatgctttgaccatgtatctaatgtactacagcttgcccacgcctgtgcagttagccagggtggtaaataaaggactaaactaaactaattaTCTTTTGTTTCATTTGCTGCTCCCTGTTGATGGTTGTTGCATGTCTTCAAAAGCATACCCTGGTTCtagcattgttttcattattactgtttttattagtatCCACATAGCtattgtcattacctttattgtctggttcatttttgttaatgttgcttgtatttataccattattattttactgcattttcttattactctctttatctctatcattcttgttattatcatttgtctcATCATTCGTTATCTTcgtcaatattgctatcatcatcattgtatcattaattttatcttaatctttattgttattactggtattactattttttatcatcattatcattcctttttattatcataagcaaaatcataatcatcattattattgttataattattatcattatcatccttcttatcattgtgatcatcattattatcatcatcataattattatcattatcatcattattatcattatcatcattataattactttcctcattattactatcatcattattattgttatcatgatcaatattgttttcagaattatcataattattttcaacttcttcttttcacttctgatgaaattgttattatcattatcatgataattattatagatatcattgccattatcattatcataatttcattattatcatcatcattatcattatcgttgccattgccattatctctatcattatcactgttaatattattgttattatgaatgttattattattgtcaagatgatacttataataataatgatgatgattatgatgatgatgatgatgatgatgatgatgataacaataacaaaaacaatgataacagcaataacaataataatagatattttcatcatcattattttcattattatcactttgattgtcattgttattagtaccatctttatcatagttactgtattattactattactatcattaacacttTTATGGTTATCATACTTAgtaaaattaatattatcattatcataattgtaattattatgttgactgtcaatattatcatcactatagttatcatctttatgatcaaCTTTACAATCATGATTACCTTTATccccattaacattatcatcactattttggttattactattatcagtacaagtatcattatcggatatgttaccattattattattgttattatgagtatcattattaatgttactatcattattattattattattattattattattattattattattattattatcattattattatcattattattataatcattattattattattattattattattattattattattattattattattattattattattattatcattattattattattattataatcattattattattattattattattattattattattattattattattattattattattattattattattattattattattattatcattatcattattattattatttttatcattattattatcattgtcatcattctttttatcattgtcattattatcattatcatcatcatcattattatcattattatcattattatcatcattgttatcattattatcattattattattattattatcattattattatcattatcattattattattattattattattgttattatgattattgtcattattactatcattattattgttatcatcacggctatatagttttattgatattatcataatgatttttattattatcattatcattattatcattatcattatagttattattattattattgttattattattatcgttatttctgttattatcattatcattattattattatcattattattatcatcattatcgttattatcattgctattattactattatcattattatcatcatcatcattgttcttgttataattatttttgtattaatatcatcgttattgttattattactattattattatcattactattattattattatcattattgttattatcatcagtattatcattaccagcatcattatcatcagtaatattatcatcactatcatcataatcatcatcgttatcattactatcatcattgttattttcaattttatcattatcattgttttcatgatcatcattatccatgttattgatatttttggatgcatcatcataatcatcatcattatgttgtcactactattacaattatcattgttattattaccattactatttttatggcTGTTATCAGAATCACTTTTATTGTAATATATTTgcttataaataatattatctttgttatgattattatcattataatattaacataatcattaatattaatattattatcatcactaagaAATTGCGTGTGCCGCCTAAGCCAGATGAAATCAATCATAACTTAAACCAACGTGCACCATGTTCAAAACCGGACACTCGGTGATACAAATGTCTACGGACCTGATttgccacatttcacttactttcttttaaatgatatatttaagaccgtaataattttatgatctagatttacactgtaatactattatataatgctttgaccatgtatcaaatgtaccacagcttgcccacgcctgtgcagttagccagggtggtaaataaaggactaaactaaaattctatttttttcatgtgttgCTCCTAGCCAGGGGTATTTGTATGCTTTAAAGGCATACCTTGGTACTaacgttgttgttatcactgctgTTTTCATTAGTATCCATATTgtatccaaatacacacacacacacatacacacacacacacacacacatacacacacacacacacacacacacacacacatacacacacacacacacacacacacacacacacatacacacacacacacacacacacacacacgcgcgcgcgcgcgcacacacatatatatgtacatatatatgaaagatcaCATCAGTTcaggtcagatcacgtcagatcaggtcagatcacatcagatcacgtcagatcaggtcatatcacatcagatcaagtcaTATCAGGTCAGaccacgtcagatcaggtcaaatcgcATCAGATCAGGTCGAATCACGTCAGATCACATCGGATCAGGTCAAATCTCATCATATGAGGTCAAATCATGTTAGATCACATCcgttcaggtcagatcacatcatatcaggtcagatcaaatcatttcaggtcaaatcacatcaaatcagATCAGATCATTTCAGGCCAGGTCACATCAAGATTggcagatcaggtcagattacatcaaatcacatcagatcgggtcaaatcacatcagatcaggtcagatcacgtcagatcacatctgatcaggtcagatcacatcagatcaggtcagatcacatcagatcagatcacgtctgATCACGTCAGATCACATCAAGCCAGGTCAGATCACGTCAATTCATGTCAGATCACAGCAGATcgggtcagatcacatcagatcagatcacgttagatcaggtcagatcacatcagatcaggttagatcacatcagatcaggtcaagtaacgtcagatcacgtcagattacatgagatcaggtcagattacatcaggtcatatcacgtcagatcaggtcaattcatgtcagatcaggtcaaaaaatgtcagatcacgtcagattacatcagatcagatcagatcacatcacatcaggtcaattcatatcagatcaggtcaaatcacatcagatcagatcaTTTCAGGCCAGGTCACATCAagaatacatacgtgcatacatacatacaagcatatatatatatatatatatatatatatatatatatatatatatatatatatatatatatatatatatatatatacatacacacacacacacacacacacacacacacacacacacacacacacacatatatatatatatatatatatatatatatatatatatatatatatatatatatatatatatatatatatacatacatacatacatatatatatatatatatatatatatatatatatatatatatatatatatatgtatatatatatatatatatatatatatatatatatatatatatatatatatatatatatatatatatatatacatatatatatatatatatatatatatatatatatatatatatatatatacagacctgatctgatgcgaAATCACCAGATCACgttagatcaggtcaaatcacgtcAGGTcaagtcaaatcacatcagatcaggtatatatatatatatatatatatatatatatatatatatatatatatatatatatatatatatatatatatatatatatatatatatatatatatatatatatatatatatatacatatacacaaacacacacacacacagttcagttcagttcatttAGATTTGCGAAGTAATGCTTCGcctgggccttttctctggagtggcccggctgTGTTaattatttctagttaactcagatgttttctttgaactgtatgcttatcgcagtggctgaattgcgagcaagcgatccagctgccacggggtaagcatgtaaCAGACacgttttaccagcccggcggctgtagTGGGTgatccctgcctcagaaattgtgtgtacacaattctgcatgtaatgtaacagggtggcgttagactcgccgcagtgtttgcataatctggcagtctcattgtcaataatttgccaagcgtatTGGTAACCTTGTCTTAGTCTGAATAATATGACTTCGgtactttttgtgtttggagNNNNNNNNNNNNNNNNNNNNNNNNNNNNNNNNNNNNNNNNNNNNNNNNNNNNNNNNNNNNNNNNNNNNNNNNNNNNNNNNNNNNNNNNNNNNNNNNNNNNNNNNNNNNNNNNNNNNNNNNNNNNNNNNNNNNNNNNNNNNNNNNNNNNNNNNNNNNNNNNNNNNNNNNNNNNNNNNNNNNNNNNNNNNNNNNNNNNNNNNNNNNNNNNNNNNNNNNNNNNNNNNNNNNNNNNNNNNNNNNNNNNNNNNNNNNNNNNNNNNNNNNNNNNNNNNNNNNNNNNNNNNNNNNNNNNNNNNNNNNNNNNNNNNNNNNNNNNNNNNNNNNNNNNNNNNNNNNNNNNNNNNNNNNNNNNNNNNNNNNNNNNNNNNNNNNNNNNNNNNNNNNNNNNNNNNNNNNNNNNNNNNNNNNNNNNNNNNNNNNNNNNNNNNNNNNNNNNNNNNNNNNNNNNNNNNNNNNNNNNNNNNNNNNNNNNNNNNNNNNNNNNNNNNNNNNNNNNNNNNTATCTATGCGGTTCTTAATACcagatgtttttatatattccCATTTATATGATTTACATCAGATTACAAGCACTGCTGTTTGTGTTCGCCTAACCACCTGCTTgcctttcctaccttcccttaATTACATATAATAACCGCTTGGAGCAGATGCATCCTGTGCTTGTCATCCTGTAAGGATTTCCCTTGGCGAGCAGACTAAGCTTCATGAATATCAAgtccttgtttttttcctcttaatcttggtatatatatatatatatatatatatatatatatatatatatatatatatatatatatatattatatatatatatatattatatatatatacatatatatgtatatatatatatatatatatatatatatatatatatatatatatatatataaatatatataccatccATTATCCTTGAACAGGCGAAATAGAACTGATGAGCATAAATATGTTCGTTTCGGTAGAGGATGAAAAAAGTATTTCATTCAATTACGGGATGAAGTTTTTCAGATTTActggaaataaaagatagatatgaGTGAAcgacgaaaatgaaataaaagctgcGATTTCATTCGAGAGAAAATATTTTAGATTCTCTTAAGaaatttaattagaaaattgcctcaTTTCAACCAAAGTGCTGGTCAGGGGGGCTCCGATGACCTTACTTGTGTTTAGAGTGCAATGCCTTCCCTAAAGTCTTTGACCTTGATCCTCCTCCTGGGACCTGACTCAGCTCTGGCGCTTATTATCTTTTTAACTCGCTGTAATCTGGTAAAATTTCAATTATTTTGTCCATTTCCGTTAATTTGTTTTTTCATAAGGGTCTCTTGGGGGACTCTGAAGCATTATGATTCAATTGCATCTCTTATTGTAACATTTTCATTCTTCTGTATATTACAATGTGTtcataaaatacacatacatatacatacatacacccccccccacacacacatataatatgatatttatgttatatatatatatatatatatatacatatatatatatatatatatatatatatatatatatatatatatatatatatatatatatatatatatatatatggagagtgaGAGCCAGGCGGAGAGGACAGACaggagacagaaaagaataaagggaATATGTGAATATTGGTTTATCTGGATGACCGGCAGATGGAATGATTCAGGAATGAGAAGCGGTTGCCATGGAGACTGATGAGAAATGGGGAAACTTCTAGAATGATCGACAGGGCTTGCACAAGAGGAGAAaatgtaattgataatgatggataTAACGGAAGAGAAAGGTACAAGAACCTCCTCGAAAGTAGAATCTATGATAAGCAAAGGAGATAACTATAAGATAACTGCAGATAGATTCGTAAATATcccgatagatagacagtcagacaggcaggcaacagggagaagagagagatgagtcattaggcagagagcgagagggctTAAAAGTGATTATGGCTCGAGAATATTACGGAAAAATATCGACAACAAGCATTAAAAacgtagacagataaacaaaaatatatctaaaagaggcaaggaaagagagagagagaaaaagggaaacccAGTTGAAAAAAGATCTTGTCAGAAATGAATACTGACGAAAAACGtcaacagaataaaagaaaataattgccTGCCAGCCAGGAATTAACTaagaaaaacaggaataaaaaccGAGAGATCGACAATCTAATAGAAAAGGGCAAGAAAAAAGGTCGTGAGACGTTACTGAAATAGTAAAAAGAATGTGTAGGTaaggaaacacgcacacatacatgcacccacctacacacacacacgcacatacacacacacacacacacacgtatgcaacccccacccatccacacacacacacgcatactgcaAGCCTACTTCTTATGTAAGCACCGAATGCGCTCACGTGTCCGTGCGAGCGTGGGGCGGCGCCTCCAGCCCGcccgcgcctcccccccccccccccccgaccctcgCCCCCGCTGCGCAACGCACTTCATCCGCCAGGCTTCATTACGGCCGCAATTTAGAGAATAAGGCAAAGGAGCGGCGCCGTCGGTAATGAGATAGAGGAGCCTCTCCCGGGAAGCCGAGCTGTGCGCGAGGAGGGCGTCGGGGAggcggagcgagggagggaagcgcGCCTTTGGGTGAGACCCGTGTCGGAGAGCTGTCCtgctggcttctctctctctctcactttctatctttctttctctctttctcctcactttctctctttctctctttctcctcactttctatctctttctttctctctttctcctcactttctatctctttctttctctctttctcctcactttctatctccctctccacttctctctctcttcttctcctcctctcgctcactCTGTAAACCAGGAAGCCCCTATACACCGATCACTCCCACTGAgattagcagtagtagaagtttcTTGCAAACGGGACTGCTAACCGTGACGCAAAAGCTCTGTCTCTCCGGCGCTTAGAATAACGACCCATTACACCTCTCTGAACACAGCTGCTCACAGACTCTATTTCTGAAACAAAATCACACGCATGCgacggaaggaggaaaggagatttGACGTGAATCAGCCGCAGGTGTTTAGGGACGAGGTTTTCTGTTGACAACGGTAAAGATAAGCACGTCTGGTGTGTCGGAAGGTTATGAATGAAAGATGAGTAAGAGTGAATAGGAATCACATGATGAGGGATGCTAttggtgtgttttattttttctctcatcgaAATCACATGAAATGAAGAATTATTAAACGTTTTCGGCGGTTACTGATGAGAATTGAGTTGATCGGCAATAAAGTTTTTGAATGAGAGCGCTCGTCTGCCTGTTCAGTGAATGGAGGAAATGTCAAGCCAAAAATGTTGCCATGTTGAAACGTTTTATAAACGATGCATGCATCTGGGGTTGGTGATGGGGGGAGATGTTGCAGTTTCATCCTCTGTGTCTGTTAGTAAATCCGTCTATTTATATACGGaagatgtcatatatatatatatatatatatatatatatatatatatatatatatatatatatatataaatatatatacatatatatatatacatatgtattacatatatgtatgtatgtatatatttatgtatatatacatacatacacacacacacacacatatatttatgtatatatatacatacatacatacacacacacacacacacacacactcacacacacacacacacacacacacacacacacacacacacacacacacacacacatatatatatatatatatatatatatatatattgtcaagcaCACAACCACAGGTTTAAAGGGTTTATGTGAAGTAataactgaaaattttaaaaagggagaattagctcacaaaccatctctctaataagagtaaaaatggAAATCTGAAAAAAGTCGTTATATTTtaccgcgaaaatccggaacccggatgtgtgacgtcaattccagaacacgatcacagcattaCTCTGCATTCAGtacattgtacatggcggactcactacaagactacagcggttgtgaagtttcatcggattattccgacgaggacattggtataagttctCCAGAGGATGCCcacgtcttcgaagagttggaagaagaggaatatcaagggttgatggttgttggaccgtacatgcacgagcccgacgctgtggatgtcgtgaaagttgtgccaaaccagccagacatggagtggcgtcgagactcaaagagattgaatgaatggtaattttctaaattattttttatagttgaACGTGTGATTCCGCTTCTGTATGGTagaaaatttctgcaggctgagctatctcttgtctgcacccgtggcgcaggcctacatccattcgcgagtggaggggcatcggtatttatttgtgttgtgctttttgagGTGTACCTACCTTACCTCTGTGTAGAAatgcatgcacacttgcaatgcagtcggcacactgtgtcgtacccacgcaatgaatgtttgctacgccgccaagcaaaagcgctttttcagagtttgttttgcgctgttgtgatcatgacaaatataaattggaaatggtctaccgttttgcaaatcccatgtcgtaagccattctgttcgcaaagcaatcggacttgaagtgtttcaggcaaagtacatgatatccttgactcgcggtgcactgtgtgtatcacgctattcaacaagattctccctagtcctgggaatgacgtcacaaccggggattgccgaagaccgccgagttttgcatcttcgtttccaagggcgttgctatgggatttggggggataccagagggtctcttcgattatttttgcatgaataggctacgcatacattattgaacaatattcaaagaaaaaacaatgcatatTTAAGCACTGACGGCCTGTGTGTGATGGTGaaggtgtatgtgcgtatgtatgtgagtgaaagGCGCGCGTAGAAGGTGACGAGGTGCTTGGGCGGGAGTATGTGAGGATAGCTGAACTGGTGGCGCTGGAGAGAGGTCAGGCCATAGCAACAAATATCCACTCATTTGTAAATAGACTACTCCTAAAGGTGAATATTTTGTCAAtaagtttatctttttttttttttttttttggaatctaAGTTGAGCTTATGATATAATGCTGACTTGGCGCATTATAACTGTTGTAGGAGGTAATCGTTTTTGTGCATGAATTAAATGTTGAACAATTATTCAATATGTGATGTTCTCTCCTAAAGGCGGTGAATTCATACCCAAAGAGACAGAGCTACAATCCTACATCTTCAAGAGCTGATATTGCAGAGTAGGAACTCTATGTGaaccacatagaaaaaaaatgtataagaaaagtgaaagtgaaaatggTGACTGCAGAGGAAGTGAATATGAAGTGACAttgattatattttattgttaacattttatttgattattgcacatctaaaaaataaataaatggttaaggtatatatctttttaatgaaCCCATATCTATCCAATCctgcatatctgcatatattcCTGGGTATACAGAGAACGGTCCGAATCCAAGGATACATTTACAAAGTAAGATCTAAacacaaaaatgtgtgtgtgtgtgtgtgtgtatgtatgtataaacacacatacatgcacacacacacacacacacacacacacacacacacacacacacacacacacacacacacacacacacacacatatatatatatatatatatatatatatatatatatatatatatatatatatatatatccatatgtgtgtgtgtatgtgtgcgtatacatacttacatacatctctctctccctccctctctctctctctctctctttctctttctctccctccctctctctctctctctctctctctctctctctacctccctccctccctctctctctctctctctctctctctctctctctctctctctctctatctctctccctccctcccccccctctctctctctctctctctctctctctctctctctctctctctctctctctctctctctctctctctctctctctctctctctctctctccctccccctctctctctatctctcttcctccttccctccccccttctctctctctctccctccccccccctctctctctctcccccatttctcttgctctctctctatctccctctctcgccctttctctctctctccctctccctccccccctctctctctttctctctccctctcccttccctatccccccactctctctctctctttctctgtctctcactaactcactcactcactcactctctctctctctctctctctctctctctctctctctctctctctctctctctctctctctctctctctctctgtccctcccatgAAACTGTACATAAGGTTCATGAATTATCACTTTGTAAtgggaacagcaacaacaaagataggaatagtattagtaataatagtagtaatgatgctaatgataatgatgatggtattgataactgtaatgataataacattattgatataagaagtaataagaatattaatatcaattataaaactgataatgataatgattaatattgatgacgatttcagttaatgatagtgaaaatgatgatagcgataatgatattaacgctGATAAAGTAAAagggaacaataacaacaatactcgattttattttgtaatagttatgataatcatgatctcCATGATTATATTAAGCAAATAATTCTGATTATATTTGCAATGGTTACAATAATAAAGGCggttataacaacaatgacgatatcCATCATGCTAGCAaggaaagcaaaaacaacaatgataaagttaataataaaaatgaaagtgataaagataGCCATAATCACTTCGGCAAAATCAGCGACACAGAACGACAACAACGAAATCATTGGAAAGAGCGAAAACAGATTAAATCTCCGGCGGCGACTCGGCACCGCGTGAAATGTGTTGTGTTCGGCCGACAGCTGACCGGCGAGTGTTGTCGGCGGATGGGCGTTTGCCGAGGGCGGTCTGTTTGCCTGGATGGGTCGTGTTTTGCTGCGTGTGCGGGCGTGGGAATGCCTTTTCCGGA
Protein-coding regions in this window:
- the LOC138859883 gene encoding rhoptry surface protein CERLI2-like, whose amino-acid sequence is MLDHIRSGQITSYQVRSNHFRSNHIKSDQIISGQVTSRLADQVRLHQITSDRVKSHQIRSDHVRSHLIRSDHIRSGQITSDQITSDHVRSHQARSDHVNSCQITADRVRSHQIRSR